The following DNA comes from Pseudomonas sp. Tri1.
CGGTCGCAAACACAGCGCCGCGACGATTTCATCCCGCCGCGCCACCCACAACTGCGCCTCCCGCACTGCTTTCATCGAGGATTGGTGGGCGCGATAGAACTTGTTCATCAGCGGCCACAGCGGTGCTTCGAGCTGTGAGTAGTGGATTTCGGCCATGGCAGGGGTCGCGAGGGGCAAGGGGAGGGCGATTATAAAAGAACGCAGGCACGGCGATAGGTGTATACCTGACTTCACATCCCGTATGACTGGAGTACGTATCATGGCCAAAGGCATGGATTCAAAAAAAGCGGCAAAGAAAAAGCCGGCGAAGACCGCTGATGAAAAGCGCGCCGACAAAAAAACCAAGAAGGTGAACCTGTTCGGTCATTGAACCGGTACTGCCTTGGTTGGCCCCGGGTTTGAGCTGGGGCTGTAACCCCGGCTCAAACCCGCTGCACATTCTATCGCTGGCAAGCTCAGAGAGAGGCGAGGAACTTGTCCACAGACGGGTCTTTGTCGCTCGTGTGGCTTTGCTGGGCCTTCTCGACCTGAGCCATCGCCGACTTGTCCTGCATGCGCTGGGCAATCTCCTGGTTGACCGCCATTTGCTTCTCGGGTGGCATCGCCTCGAACTCTTGCTCGGTAATGCCCATTTCTTCAAGGATGCTGTCGCGCAGGCGCTCTTCAGGCGTCTTGCTCATGTAGTCCTTGAATTCTGCCGTCGCGGAGCCGCCAAGCGTCGTGGTGTCTTCAGACGCTGACGATGCCACGGTCTGCAGTTGCACGCGGGTCTTGGCGAACGCCTCGTCGACATTGTCGCTGATGGCGGTGCTCGCATTGACCTGTTGCGTGGCTCGTCGGGTGAAGGAATCCTCGACTTTGGCGCTGCCTTGGCTGGCCTGGGCCTGGACGTTATCGCGCAATGCCTGCAACGCAGCACTTTGCAGGCCGCTGGCGGCTTCGGCGGTGGGATCCTCGCCCGGGCGTTTGAGCGGCAAGATCATCGATTGTTGTTTGGCACTGACCAACATGATGGGTACCTGTAGGTAATGACTGAGCGATGGGCAGGAGCAATTCCCATGCCGTCGCCGCAGGCCACGGATTCCAAGGGGCTGGGCCCGAGGAGGGCGAGCCTGGCGGCCAACTCTTGCCGTCGGACGGCATGGATCGACCGCTTGAGCGTGGAGGCTCAGGTACTTTCGCGAACCTTGAGTTCAAAGCCCATGTCCACCACCGGCTGCGCAATGCGGTTACCGGCCATCAACGTCAGCATCTGTTCCGCGGCACGACGACCGATGGCTTCCCGTGGGGTACTGATACTGCTCAGGCGCGGCACCATGTGGGCCGAGGCGGGCAGGTCGTTGAAGCCAAGGATCGAGACGCGCTCGGGGATCTTGATGCCACAGCGCAACGCTTCGAGCAGGGCGCCGTGGGCCAGGTCATCGTTGCCGAAGAAAATCGCATCGACGTCCGGATGGCTGGCCAGCAGTTGCAGGAACAGTTCGCCGCCCAGGCCCACCGATGAGGGACGCGGTGTCAGCACTTCCAGGTCCGGATCGTACAACCCGACGTTCTGCAGGGCACGACGAAAGCCTTCGCCGCGTAGCAAGGTGCGCTGATCCAGTTGCGCGCCGATGTAGGCCAGGCGCTTGCGCCCCTTGGAAATCAAGTGCTCGGCCGCCGTCTCACCAGCCTTGAGCTGGGAAAACCCGACGCAATTAAGGCCCGCGCCGGGGTCCAGTTCCATCATGTATACGCAGGGAATGTTGCTGGCCTCGATCATGCGTCGGGCGCTTTCGGTGCGGTCGAAACCGGTCAGCAACAAACCACGGGGCTGATAGGCCATGTAGTTGCGCAGCAGGTCTTCTTCTTCGTCGCGGGAGTAGTGGTAGTTACCGATCACCACTTCGAAGCCCTTGGGGCGCAGCACCCGATGAATGGCTTCCAGGGTGTCGATGAACAACAGGTTGGACAACGACGGCACCAGCACCACCACCGAATGGCTCTGGGCCGAAGCCAGGGCACGGGCAGCGGGGTTGACGACGTAGTTGAGCTCCACGGCGGCCTGACGGACTTTTTCCACCAGCTCGGTGGCGACGGTGCTGACGCCACGCAGGGCACGGGAGGCGGTGATGGGGCTGACACCGGCCAAGCGTGCGACTTCGTTGAGCGTAGGGCGGCCGGTGGTGCGAGTATTCTTATCGTTTTTAGGGACGGTCATCAGGGCGGCTTGCCAAACAAAAATCAAGGCACTAAGGTAGCGCTGTCTCGACGCGTCTGCAAATGCGTGAGTGGGGTTTGCCTGAGCCCCGTCCGTTGTCGTCGTGAACGAACATGCTGCAACCACAAAAATGACAAGAAGGCGTCGGCAACTTCTGCTTTTGCTGCGGTGTCATAACTGGCAAAGGTAGCGCTGTCTGCGCGCTGAGGTGTTACATGAATAATCCCATCACCGCCCTGGTCATCATGGGCGTTGCCGGTTGCGGCAAAACTTGCGTCAGCCAGGCCCTGTGCCAGTTGAGCGGCGCCACCGCCATCGAAGGCGACACTTTCCACCCTGCGGCCAACATCCAGAAGATGAGCGCCGGTATCCCCTTGAACGACGACGACCGTGCCGGCTGGCTCGACAGCCTGTGCGATGAGTTGCGCCGCGTCGATGCCCTGGGCGAGCGCCCGGTGCTGACCTGCTCGGCCCTCAAGCACAGTTATCGCGAGCGTCTGCGCAGTGCCTTGCCTGGCCTGGGCTTCGTGTTTCTTGAATTGACCCCCGAGGTGGCCGCCGACCGGGTTTCCCATCGGCCCGGCCATTTCATGCCGTCGACCTTGATCGACAGCCAGTTTGCCACCCTTCAATCCCCTGTCGGCGAGCCCCTGACCCTGGCTCTGGACGCCTCCAGCCACAGCGTCGATGAATTGGCTCATCAGGCTTACGTCTGGTGGTTGGACCATGGTTTGAAGCTGGCGAGTTGAGTTTGAAAAATTTGCGCCAGAAAGATAGCGCTGTCCCGATGGCTCACAAATAACTGCTTCAATAACAACAACAAATCAGGAGACACCCCCCATGTTTGGCATGTCCCACGAGTCGTTTCTACTGCTCGATGCAGTGGTCACGGTGATTGGACTCATCGTCCTCATCACCAAATTCAAGCTCCACCCGTTCATTGCGCTGACTATCGCCGCCGCCTTTCTCGGCCTGACGTCGGGCATGCCGATCGGCACCATCATCAAGGCGTTCCAGGACGGCTTCGGTGGAGTATTGGGCTTTGTCGGCATCATCCTCGCGCTGGGCACCATGCTCGGCAAAATGATGGCCGAATCGGGCGGGGCCGATCAGATCGCCCAGACCCTGATCCGTGCTTTCGGCAAAGATAAAGTGCAGTGGGCCATGATGTTCGCCGCGTTCCTGGTGGGCATTCCGCTGTTCTTCGAAATCGGCTTCGTGCTGCTGATCCCGCTGGTGTTCATCGTCGCGCGCCGCACCGGTGTTTCGATTATCAAGATCGGTATCCCGCTGCTGGCGGGGCTTTCCGCGGTCCACGGCCTGGTGCCACCGCACCCGGGGCCGTTGCTGGCGATTGGCGTGTTCGGTGCCGACATCGGTAAAACCATTCTTTACGGTCTGATTGTGGCGCTGCCAACGGCCATTATCGCCGGGCCGATTTTCGGTACGTTCATCGCCAAGCACATCCCTGGTCATCCTAATCAGGAGTTGGTGGATCAACTGGCGCGTGAGAACGATTCCGCCGTTTTGCCGAGCTTCTCCATCACCCTGATCACCGTGCTGCTGCCGGTGTTCCTGATGCTGCTCAAGACCTTCGCTGACGTTGTGCTGCCGGACGGCAATTTCTTCCGCACGCTCATGGACTTGATCGGGCATCCGATTTCCGCGCTGCTGTTGGCGTTGCTGCTGTCGCTGTATACCTTCGGCTACAAGCAGGGCATTGGTTCCAGCCAGATGCTCAAATGGCTGGATGCGAGCCTTGCGCCGACCGCCGCGATCATCTTGATCATCGGTGCCGGTGGTGGCTTCAAGCAGATGCTGGTGACCAGCGGCGTGGGCGACGTGATCGGGCACATGGCCGTGAGTGCACAGATTTCCCCGATCCTGCTGGCCTGGCTGGTGGCGGCGGTGATCCGCATTGCTACCGGTTCGGCGACGGTGGCGACCATTACCGGTGCCGGGATCGTGGTGCCGGTGGTGGGGATGATGCCGGGTGTGAACCGTGAGCTGCTGGTCTTGGCGACCGGTGCCGGTTCGTTGATCCTGTCTCACGTCAACGATGCGGGCTTCTGGCTGGTCAAGCAGTACTTCAACATGACCGTGGCGGAAACCTTCAAGACCTGGACCGCGATGGAAACCATCCTGTCCGTGGTGGGCTTGATCTTTATCCTGCTGCTGTCGCTGGTGGTCTAAAAAACACCCCATAACAACTGTGGGAGCGAGCTTGCTCGCGATGGCGGACTGACAGTCGATACCTTCGCTGACTGTTATACCGCTATCGCGAGCAAGCTCGCTCCCACATTGGTTTCTGGCGATCAGCCTGGTTTGGTGTCAGGCGCCAGGTTTTTGTATCAACCCATCGGCCCGAAACATCCCGCGGATCCCACGGACAGCCTGGCGGATCCGGTCCTGGTTTTCGATCAGCGCAAAGCGCACGTGATCATCCCCATATTCCCCGAACCCAACCCCCGGCGAGACGCAGACCTTGGCTTCGGCCAACAGCTTCTTGGCGAACTCCAGTGAGCCCAGATGGGCATAGGCCTCGGGGATCTTGGCCCAGACGTACATCGACGCCTTGGGGTTTTCCACCATCCAGCCCAGTTCATGCAGGCCCTTGACCAGCACATTGCGCCGCTGGCGGTATTGCTCGGCGATGTCACGCACGCATTGCTGGTCGCCTTCAAGGGCGGCAATGGCGGCCACCTGCAGCGGGGTGAAGGTGCCGTAGTCGTGGTAGCTCTTGATTCGCGCCAGGGCGTTGACCAGTTCCGGGTTGCCCACCATGAAACCGATGCGCCAGCCGGCCATGTTGTAGCTCTTGGACAGGGTGAAGAACTCCACGGCAATGTCTTTCGCGCCGGGCACCTGCATGATCGACGGGGCTTTCCAGCCGTCGTAGACGATGTCGGCGTAGGCCAGGTCGTGGATCACCAGCACGTCGTACTGCTTGGCCAGGGCGATGACCCGCTCGAAGAAGTCCAGCTCCACGCACTGCGCGGTCGGGTTGGACGGAAAGCCTAAAATCATCATTTTTGGCTTGGGAATCGAGCCGCGAATGGCCCGCTCCAGTTCGTCGAAGAAATCCACACCGGGCACCAGCGGTACCGAACGTACCTGGGCGCCGGCGATTACTGCGCCGTAGATGTGGATCGGGTAGCTGGGGTTGGGCACCAGCACCGTGTCACCCTGGTCCAGGGTCGCCAGCATCAGGTGTGCCAGGCCTTCCTTGGAACCGATGGTGACGATGGCCTCGGTTTCCGGGTCGATGTCCACTTCGTAGCGATCCTTGTACCAGCGCGAAATGGCGCGGCGCAGGCGCGGGATGCCTTTGGAGGTGGAATAGCCGTGGGTGTCTTCACGCTGGGCGACGGTAACCAGTTTTTCCACGATGTGCGGGGGGGTGGCACCGTCGGGGTTACCCATGCTCAAGTCGATGATGTCTTCGCCGCGCCGACGCGCAGCCATCTTCAGCTCGGCAGTGATATTGAATACATACGGGGGGAGTCTATCGATACGCGCAAAGCGGCGCGGCGAACCTTGTTCGGCCATTGTTGCCTCGAGATACGTGAGCGCCCGGAACCGTCCGAGCGACGTTGGCCACTGCGGTGGCCTGCGGCGCAAGATAAAGGGGCAAATAGCCAATTGTCCAGTA
Coding sequences within:
- the alaC gene encoding alanine transaminase, whose amino-acid sequence is MAEQGSPRRFARIDRLPPYVFNITAELKMAARRRGEDIIDLSMGNPDGATPPHIVEKLVTVAQREDTHGYSTSKGIPRLRRAISRWYKDRYEVDIDPETEAIVTIGSKEGLAHLMLATLDQGDTVLVPNPSYPIHIYGAVIAGAQVRSVPLVPGVDFFDELERAIRGSIPKPKMMILGFPSNPTAQCVELDFFERVIALAKQYDVLVIHDLAYADIVYDGWKAPSIMQVPGAKDIAVEFFTLSKSYNMAGWRIGFMVGNPELVNALARIKSYHDYGTFTPLQVAAIAALEGDQQCVRDIAEQYRQRRNVLVKGLHELGWMVENPKASMYVWAKIPEAYAHLGSLEFAKKLLAEAKVCVSPGVGFGEYGDDHVRFALIENQDRIRQAVRGIRGMFRADGLIQKPGA
- a CDS encoding gluconokinase, whose protein sequence is MNNPITALVIMGVAGCGKTCVSQALCQLSGATAIEGDTFHPAANIQKMSAGIPLNDDDRAGWLDSLCDELRRVDALGERPVLTCSALKHSYRERLRSALPGLGFVFLELTPEVAADRVSHRPGHFMPSTLIDSQFATLQSPVGEPLTLALDASSHSVDELAHQAYVWWLDHGLKLAS
- a CDS encoding LacI family DNA-binding transcriptional regulator, which translates into the protein MTVPKNDKNTRTTGRPTLNEVARLAGVSPITASRALRGVSTVATELVEKVRQAAVELNYVVNPAARALASAQSHSVVVLVPSLSNLLFIDTLEAIHRVLRPKGFEVVIGNYHYSRDEEEDLLRNYMAYQPRGLLLTGFDRTESARRMIEASNIPCVYMMELDPGAGLNCVGFSQLKAGETAAEHLISKGRKRLAYIGAQLDQRTLLRGEGFRRALQNVGLYDPDLEVLTPRPSSVGLGGELFLQLLASHPDVDAIFFGNDDLAHGALLEALRCGIKIPERVSILGFNDLPASAHMVPRLSSISTPREAIGRRAAEQMLTLMAGNRIAQPVVDMGFELKVREST
- a CDS encoding GntP family permease; the encoded protein is MFGMSHESFLLLDAVVTVIGLIVLITKFKLHPFIALTIAAAFLGLTSGMPIGTIIKAFQDGFGGVLGFVGIILALGTMLGKMMAESGGADQIAQTLIRAFGKDKVQWAMMFAAFLVGIPLFFEIGFVLLIPLVFIVARRTGVSIIKIGIPLLAGLSAVHGLVPPHPGPLLAIGVFGADIGKTILYGLIVALPTAIIAGPIFGTFIAKHIPGHPNQELVDQLARENDSAVLPSFSITLITVLLPVFLMLLKTFADVVLPDGNFFRTLMDLIGHPISALLLALLLSLYTFGYKQGIGSSQMLKWLDASLAPTAAIILIIGAGGGFKQMLVTSGVGDVIGHMAVSAQISPILLAWLVAAVIRIATGSATVATITGAGIVVPVVGMMPGVNRELLVLATGAGSLILSHVNDAGFWLVKQYFNMTVAETFKTWTAMETILSVVGLIFILLLSLVV